Part of the Triticum aestivum cultivar Chinese Spring chromosome 4D, IWGSC CS RefSeq v2.1, whole genome shotgun sequence genome is shown below.
cttctcctcctcaatttttttcaatttttccttcaagtaattgttttcttcttcaactaaatttaacctctcgacaatagggtcggttggaatttccggttcacatacctcctagataaaaaaaatctatgtcacgttggtcggcataattgtcataaacactaaatgaaccaaatagttataaaagataatatataccacatccgagtcatagacaggacgagggccgacggaggcagataccaaaaccatcgaactatataataacaaacaataataaaagtaagaaaattacacaagtatctatctaaatcatacaagtaagaactttttattttagaaagaagataagatcaagaggctcaccacggtggtgccggcgacgagatcggcgcgggcgatcgacggcggtgaggacaGGGACGGGACAGGATGgatcgctaaacctagacaaatctcgaggaaaatggagcttggacaaggagcttcgagagaagaaagcttaagtgtggctcgggcatttcatcgaacacctcatgtgcatagaggtgagctagagcaccacaaagctctcccacggCCGGCCAGAAAAACaaagcactccactgctctgctcgtgggcgagggggtatatataggcatctcatcgGTCCTGGTTCgcggctggaaccgggactaaaggacatgGCGGCGTGGTTTGAGCGGATCTCAAGGTCCCATCTGACTTCAATGGTGGTGTGCGGCGGCGGGAGCGGTGCTCAGCGGAGAAGTGGGGTGGCGGCTGTGGCTCGCGGAGGTGCAGAGGGCCGCGTGGCCGCTGCGACAAGGGGTGGCTGGTCGCGCTGATGCGCGCGGGCGTGCATCTGGCTGGGTGAGCGCGGCGGCATCCTGCTGCACGGATCTGGCGCCATGGCTCGAGTACGGCGCAGCGGTGCTGCTGCAGGGCGGATCAAGGGGCTGCCAGGCACGGTGGTGTGCCAGGGAGGAGCGACCGCGGTTCCAGGCCAGGTgcggatgccggggcggcggccccgggatTGTGGCTGCAATGGCGCGGCTGTTGTCGTGGCTGGAGTGGCAGTGGCGTGGAGTTCGTCGCCGCATGAGGTGCGATGGTGGGGTTTGCGTGGTGGTGGTTGGCTGCAGGTGGTGGAGGTGAGCTCTCCGGCGATCCGAGCGGCTATGGTGCTCTGGTTCCGCAATCCGGTCGTgtgacgaggagctccggcgaAAGCATTGCCCCGACCATGGTCAGGACCGGCGACGGCGGCACCTACAGATGTCGTCTACCTTCTTAAAGGCGTCGTTGTGGAGCTCCTTCGGCCTCACGATGGATTTGGCTCTCCGGATGAAATTCCTAGCTTTGGTACTCcgaagcaggcggcggcggcgtctacgtcgtgccctccttggaggcgtcgcttGGGAGAGGCAGTTGAGGCTGTTGCGAGGGATCTCTCTACCATCAGGGTCAGTGGATGTCAGAGCAACGGCCCCGGACTTGGGCGCCGAGATGGCGGTCTCGGGAAGCGATGCAGCGACGGCTCCATGAGGTAGGGTTGCAGCTCAGCATGGCTTGGGCGGCGTTCTTGAGCTGCGAGGGCGGCAAGGTCGTCGGCTCGGTCAACGCGTTCCAGTGTGGACGGTTGGACtttatgtcggggcggcggccccggaagcgATGCGAAGGCCGTGGTCTGCCGGCGGTTTCCCTGCGGAAGGTGGGTTGCGGGTGGCTGGGTCGTGCGGCGTCGTGGCTCGAGGGCGAGCGGtggtatgtcggggcggcggccctgaaAGCGGTGCGACGGCCGTGGTTTGCGGGCGGTTTTCCTGTGCAACGCGGGTCACAGGTGGCTGGGTCGTGCGGCGTCGTGGCTCGAGAGCGAGCGGtggtatgtcggggcggcggccccggaaggtGGAGTCGGTTGATCGCGCAGGGCGTAGTGGAGCGatggatgtcggggcggcggctccgagATATTGCAGCTTCGAGGAATCCGGCTTCGTGTCGTGTGGGCGACGAGGTTGCCTTCGATTTTGGCCGTTTGCATGTTAATGCATTTGGGCCCAGGTCATGTGGTGTGCATGTCCTTCATTTCTGCAGGACAGTCCCGTGACTGCTCCTCTCATGGTAGTCACGGATTCTTCTTTCCTGCAGCGGTGGATGGCGGCTTGTTGTCTTTCAGCATGTTGTCGGCGAGTGTGGGCTTGGCCTTGTGTTGTTTGATGTGTGCGGTGGAGTGGACTTGGCCCTTGATGTATTGGTTTTCGCTCGGTTTTCCACTAATAAACTGGGCAACTCTCTTCTGCTTATGTTATGAGCGGCATATATATTACAGTCCAGGCAGTTAGGGGCCTGGCCCAGTTATCTTATCGTGTTAGAGGCTTAGCCCAATTATATAattaggaggattatataaactcaTGTAAAGACCCGTTTTGAGatgaagcaagaagcaatcattatttgctcggcttcccgatgggagccgggagacctaaccctagccgcctctgttggggaacgtagtaatttcaaaaaatttcctacgcacacgcaagatcatggtgatgcatagcaacgagaggggagagtgttgtccacgtaccctcgtagaccgaaagcggaagcgttagcacaacgcggttgatgtagtcgtacgtcttcacgatccgaccgatcaagtaccgaacgcaccgcacctccgagttcagcacatgttcagcccaatgacgtccctcgaactccgatccagccgagtgttgagggagagtttcgtcagcacgacggcgcggtgacaatcatgatgttctaccgacgcagggcttcgcctaagcaccgctacagtattatcgaggtggactatggtggagggggcaccgcacacggctaaaagatcaaacgatcaattgttgtgtctatggggtgcccccctgccccccgtatataaaggagcaaggggggaggcggccggccaaggaggagggcgcgccaaggggggagtcctactcccaccgggagtaggactcctcctttccttgttggagtaggagagaaggaaggagggggagagggagaaggaaaagggggctgcaccccttgtccaattcggaccagagggggggtgcgcgcctccttccttttggcctctctcctctattcccgtatggcccaataaggcccaatacttctccccggcgaattcccgtaactctccggtactccgataaatacccgaatcactcggaacctttccgaagtccgaatatagtcatccaatatatcgacctttacgtctcggccatttcgagactcctcgtcatgtccccgatcttatccgggagtcctaactaccttcggtacatcaaaacacataaactcataatataaccgtcatcgaactttaagcgtgcggaccctacgggttcgagaactatgtagacatgaccgagacacgtctccggtcagtaaccaatagcggaacctggatgctcatattggctcccacatattctacgaagatctttatcggtcagaccgcataacaacatacgttgttccctttgtcatcggtatgttacttgcccgagattcgatcgtcggtatctcaatacctagttcaatctcgttaccggcaagtctctttactcgttccgtaatacatcatcctagtgcattatatataattaagtgtgtcaaaaaccattacaaaacatcatgagtagataagtgaccaaattaatagaagttcatcatcacattaaaaccaaagtacatacatagttctcattgaacaacatatagctctccagagcatctaattaaaccatacgttgaaactatgtaaaacgtttcaatgcaacaacaaatgtgatcataagcGCAACTaaagtaacaattgatccaacggcataatgataccaagcctccgtatgaatggcatattttctaatctttctaatcttcaagcgcattgcatccatcttgatcttttgatcatcgacgacatccgcaacatgtaactccaatatcatcttctcctcctcaatttttttcaatttttccttcaagtaattgttttcttcttcaactaaatttaacctctcgacaatagggtcggttggaatttccggttcacatacctcctagataaaaaaatctatgtcacgttggtcggcataattgtcataaacactaaatgaaccaaatagttataaaagataatatataccacatccgagtcatagacaggacgagggccgacggaggcggataccaaaaccatcgaactatataataacaaacaataataaaagtaagaaaattacacaagtatctatctaaatcatacaagtaagaactttttattttagaaagaagataagatcaagaggctcaccacggtggtaccggcgacgagatcggcgcgggcgatcgacggcggtgaggacaGGGACGGGACAGGATGgatcgctaaacctagacaaatctcgaggaaaatggagcttggacaaggagcttcgagagaagaaagcttaagtgtggctcgggcatttcatcgaacacctcatgtgcatagaggtgagctagagcaccacaaagctctcccacggCCGGCCAGAAAAACaaagcactccactgctctgctcgtgggcgagggggtatatataggcatctcattggtcctggttcgcggctggaaccgggactaaaggacatgTAGTCCCGGTTtcagccacgaactgggaccaatggttgtgggccaggagcgaggcccattggtcctgttcgtgtctggaaccgggatcaaatggtccagacgaaccgggaccaatgccccacgaggcccggccggccccctggcctcacgaaccgggacctatgcccccatgggtcctggtTCATGACTGAATTGGGACTAATGTGCTGGCCCGGCCTGGAGCAAAGCCCTGATTCTACTAGTGCTGGCCCATACCGGCCCGCCCAATATTTTGCATTCTTTTACACCTAGCTGAGCCTGATGGCTTATACCGGCCTCATTATTTAACTACTCCCTAGTTGATTGTCTAGAGCATGTACCGGGCCATTCCCGTGTGGATGCCGACTGGAACTCATGGATCAAGTTGTGGGGCATGAATGGACCATCAAAAAAACTCAAAGTCTTTGCTTGGCGGCTCACTCAAACGTCTCTCCCCACGGGTGATGTCCGATATCACAGGAACATAGCAGATAAGGCAGTATGCTCTGTCTGCAACTCATCTTTTGACTCATGGCGACATTCCCTCTTTGGCTAGATGTTTGTGTGGGCTTTAGCGGGCGAGGAGCCAACGGAAGTGATCATTTCAAACCATACAGAGGACGCAAAGCTATGGATGTTCTGGCTTTTGGACACGGTCCCTTCGGACATTATCACGCGTATGCTGGTGACTATGTGGAGAATCTGGTGGGCTAGGAGACGGGCTATACATGATGAACAATTTCAGAGCCCTATGAGCACCTCTTGTTCCATCAAAAAAATCTGGAGGACATGGAGGTTGTTCCGGTTCGTTCTTCAGTTttgcctaagagcatctccaagagAGGCGGAGCGCTAAAATAGTTTTACAGCGCCAATGTACCGCTTTTAGCGTGCTGCGGTCAACATTGGTTTTCTAGATGCACAAAAACGTGCGCCCAAAAGAACACGCAGCGCAAATTATGAAGCGTGCGCGATCTGGCGCCCAACATTTGCAGCGTGCGATAGTGCTTTTAAGCGGTGCGTTAAATTTTTTTACGCGCGCACTATTTCACAGCATCTGCTATAGCGTCTCCGGCGCTCAGAAAGGACGGTTTTTAACGCGCGGAGCAGTTTTTGGgcgcttgttggagatgctctaagggctCGTATGTTCAACACAGGAGCATACATGCAGACATCAGGGGCCTGCTTGTAACATTGGGTATCCAGCATACGTCTTCACCATTGGTTCCACGAACGGGTCGGCTCCCGCCTGATGAACTCGGCGTGAAGTTTAACGTCGACAGTAGTATCTCCAGGAGTGGTTCCCGCGGAGCAGCAACAATAGTCTGCCGAGACAAGTACGACAATTACCTTGGAGCTTCCGCAATCGTTTTAAGGCGGGAGCACAATGGATCAGCTCACTCTCTTGTTAAGGCGGCTTCTTCTTTACCTTTTGGACGTCATGTGTGGCTCCCTATTATGCCCAATATAATCTATATCTCTATGACCATTGATACTAAATAAAGGTTTACagtttctcaaaagaaaaaaaacttgATGGTTGGAAAAATTATTGTTGAGTTGATCACATTATTTACGCTTCATCATGAACTTCACTCTGCAATGAATCACATCTACCGCATGCACGTCTGGACGTGTGTATATATATGGCATACGATGGTATATGTCCACTAATCAGGGTCTCAACGGACCACCGTCGGGATACCCACTCCGTCTGGTGAAGTGCTGGCCTTCCATCCCAAGGACGGCAGGAGAGCTGCTGGTGGAAGCACCGGCGTCGATGTGCTGCAACCTGCTACCCATCGCCGGCGGCGCCGGCCTCCAGTGCCGCTTCCTCTGGTTGATGAACCAGTTGTTGATCTGCCTCGTGTCGAGCCCCGTCGACTCCGCCAACGCCAGCTTCTCCGGTTCCTGGAATGCACGCACGTATGGCGCCATTAGCGCTTTTGAAGCTCCAACCAAGATACGTAACGATCTCCATGCATGCACGCATGAACCCAAAAGCACTCGTACATAGCCAAGCACGTACCGATGGGTAGGGCCATCCTTGGTGCAGCTGCCACCAGTGCAGGAGCCTCTGGCACGCCTCCCTCGGCAGCCTcccgctcttcttcttcttcccggaGAGGTCCCTCCAGAGGCTTCTCAGGTAGCCGCTGTACTTGTCCAGGAGCTGGCTCGTCAGCTGCTTGCCCTCGCCGGAAGGCAGGCCGGCGACGTCGCCGGTCTCCTGCTCATCTTCGGAAGAACCCCCGCACTCGTTGTAGTTGTTGCCAGTTGCTTAAGACACGGCGATCCAGCAAATAACCAACATATGGTCAGTAATTAATAAGTTTCTTCTAACGAGCCAACGTTAGAGTTAGATAGAAACATACCGTCTCCGTCCGTGAATAAATGTACTTCTAACTTTTGTCCCAAGTCCAAAGTTTtaaattttgaccaactttataggagAAAGTAGTAGCATTTATGACATGGGTGTGGCTAGATCTCA
Proteins encoded:
- the LOC123099366 gene encoding homeobox protein knotted-1-like 4; the encoded protein is MDRLPLPGGGPRAAANTPFFVAMDQHAASTSTSPPEKAPPAAPLPAPEHRGKSSCNRRSSDTIKAKIMSHPLYPALLGAFIDCRKVGAPPEIVGRLSSLVDELQPSSDDMQEQPADPELDQFMETYRDMLVMYSQELTRQIQEANEFLRSAEAHIDSFALATGNNYNECGGSSEDEQETGDVAGLPSGEGKQLTSQLLDKYSGYLRSLWRDLSGKKKKSGRLPREACQRLLHWWQLHQGWPYPSEPEKLALAESTGLDTRQINNWFINQRKRHWRPAPPAMGSRLQHIDAGASTSSSPAVLGMEGQHFTRRSGYPDGGPLRP